The Leguminivora glycinivorella isolate SPB_JAAS2020 chromosome 25, LegGlyc_1.1, whole genome shotgun sequence nucleotide sequence TACAGGTTATAATTTCGTCCTCCCACCGTTTGaatggtatatatttaaataagttaaatTCAATAGGATTTTAATTAGTAAATGAATAAACCTGAGAATTACATTCAGTGCAAATTAAACTGTTTTATCAATGTAAGGAACAAAAAGGAATAAGCAACTGCGACACACACTGGCTGGCTAGAAGTAAACGGGCTAGGTAAAGCAGCAccgttttattgtaaaatatttcTCAAAGACGTTTCACATAAAAACAGGAAAAAAACAGTAAGAACAGCTATTTCAAGTCATAATTTAGTGGAGTATACTAATTAAGTCAGCATATTTATAAGAATTTCAGTCATATAATAGAGAACGAAAACAAAACTAACCTGGGTCCCTGTTATAATTTGATACGATTCCGCAAGTTTGTATTTGAACATATCGAACAGTGTAACATCCGTTATCAAACATATACGGCACGCAAGTAAATCCTCCATTGTTTTAGCGCGTGTTTCATACAAAAAGTTAATTAGATTAATTGTTTTTGGTAGCAAAACACGAGAAAGATAGCCCTAACTTTTTTCTTAAGCTGCACACAGATAAGCCATGGCTTTTACAAGTTTGACAACTGTCATTGTTAGTAATGTTGCCATTAGACTATTATAATATCTACCAAAATGTTTGAATACTACCGGTTTATCCCGAAATTAAGAAAAATTCCGCAACTAAAaagaattaaaaaattaaaagaattaaaaaaaacaataaaaatggaGGGGAGGGGAGATCTTtttaaaaaagttctaaatattttttttaaaacatacAAGTTCAAGGGCTCCTTCAAAGACTCTTTCTACGACAAATACCACTATTTCCCCTAAAAAgtgtataatttacataaaccAAATATGAATACTCGATAGTAAATTAAAGGGAATAACTTGATAGTAAATAGAGGGAATAACTATAAACATATTGTAAAGTATATATCGCAACGGATTGCTGGAgcgtaaatacataatatatatggtACAGTCAGCCGACACTATttgaaacacataaggtcgaaaagtggtaaaccacttttttggctggcTGCACTTGAAATTTCATAACACCCCGGGAGAAATGTATTTCTATAACTCTCGCTACAGCTTCGTGCAACTGCATACTTACATTACTTACTGAGCCAGTGATTGAGATAAGTTACACCGTATAATATGTTCGGAGGGCAGGGTATTTATTTTGTCACTTGAGATCTGTGTTGGCTGAACGTTAATTgcgattgattgattgataaatGATGGAGTGaatatacatcatcatcataaaaAAATGCCGCAACTAAAAACCGCAAccgcaacaaaaaaaaatggggaggagatttttttttaaagttctaattttttttaaacatacaacTTCAAGGGCTCCTTCCAAGGCTCTAGCTACGACGAGTACCACTATTTCCCTTAAAAAATGTTAAGTACTGAAAgtgtataatttacataaatctTATATAGAATAACTTGCCCTCATATAGAATAATTTTGGCtgttatattgtaatttttaagcGTGTTTGGATATGGATCAATTTCTAAAGTATGACCATGGTTTCTCACTTTTCTCAGTAATTCAGTATGACCTCAAGTATTCATCCGTAAAATATTACAGCCTGCATGTCACTTAACAAACATCCTATATACATAAACGCaattcccaaaaggggtaggcaaagcacatgaaagtCTTAAAGTGCTAGTGCAACTTTAAGCAATTAAATAAAGTGGTGGAATGTAAATCCACCACTCCTCCCCCCCCCctcctccttagaacttgtacattcctttttactgtgtacttaacacagcaaaagggagtgtacacgtttctaatagggtggcaacgcgcttgtgacactgtttgagttgcaggcgtccataggttacgatgaccgctttAGATCAggtgggccgtatgcttgtttgccaccgatgtagtataaataaaaaaaatacatcagGTAACAGATAACATGGTATAATATGTCAGGTGCAGTGCACATGTGACAAAACGTATCTTACCTCATCAATGGATAGTGAAAGGTCTCGTAACCTacatcgtatcgtatcgtaggTCAGACGACGACCGTGAGGTAAGGATAACTGGTTTGATTGTAGAGATGTGAAATAAGTAATATCGTTATCGGTACTATCGAGATTATCTGGAGTTCAATTtgtttgaaaatattaatttggggatttttttaaatttggaatcAGACTGTGCGAGATATTTAGGATCATGTTGATTGTTGTTTTAGATCTTTGAGGGTAAtggtttttttatgaaaaacttaatttcgttatttttgttaaaaaaattattattattattattcagattcAGAGCccactgtgtcccactgctgggcaaaggcctcccccctctttttccaatcttctctgtctagtgctatttctggccagccaatcaaaaatgagtccaggttatcccgccatcgccggtgtggtctgccggatccccggtttgactcgtggggctcccactctgtggttatcttggcccacaagtcgtccggcattcggcagacatggccagcccagaaaaaaaaataatgttaactaattataatattttaaatattttacctacaatactCAAACCGAAGTTGCAGGACAGCGTGGTCTCTTTTGAGAACATtgctaatatatatataatactagcttttgcccgcggctttgctagcgttataaagagacaaaaagtagcctatgtcactctccatcccttcaactatctccacttaaaaaatcacgtcaattcgtcgctccgttttgccgtgaaagacggacaaacaaacaaacaaacacacacactttcccatttataatattagtatggattattgtgGGTATTGTTGGCAAATtcctaatgggttggcaactcgcatgtgacaccccttgagttgcaggctgctataggttacggtgaccgctttgcGCTTTCCATAAGGCGGACCATGATAATATGCCtgtgtttgccaccgacgtggtataaaaaaatgccGGCTGGTCGATTACATTAGCACAACACTATTAGGTCATGATAAAGTTTTTTAATCTACAACAGTTTGATCGTACTCGTGAATCTCAAAGCTCGCTTAATATTGTGCTTGAGCATATaatttatgttttgtttttattcacAGAGTGAATAACCGTGCTTATTTTCAACTGTTTTGGAATACAAACTAAGTACGTTGTGTCATTTTAAGTTTATTAATCTATAGGGCAAGTGATTAAGTTTTAATGCAAGCAataatcgcgaaaaaaattggttgtttcAAACACCGTATCTGATCTTGACCAGTTATaggataaagtttttttttttcgctgCTTCAGGGTGTGTCACAGTGTTAGAGATACTATATCAACcctgaaaaatttttttatttatttatttaaactttattgcacaacaaagaAACacgtacaaatggcggacttaatgacAAAAtgaattctctaccagtcaaccaatgggttaaacagagacataaTATGTTGGTGCAGGAGAAATTAATAGCTAACAGGTAGCAAATATTGCTGGTAACTAAAGTAAATAAACAACATACATACTAGTATGTGTTAATTAAGTCTACAAAAATTTGCTCATTTCCCAGAACATTCTCAAgttaatcataattattttcattttacttGCATATGTAGCTCATGAAAGATGGCGGACATCCCAAGCGGAAGCGGAAGTGAAGATTGCGAAGGTGTCAGACTAGTTGTGGTAAGTATTTTAAATCAGATCTGTTCAAAAATAGTCAGTTGTACCTTGAAATAAAGTACATCATTATTTATCAGATCAGATCATCACTTATGATTGGGGCGGAGCGAAGTCGTCACATGCGGAAAACTCATTAGAATTGTATAAATCTTGATCCGTGTTTTGTGGTCGTGAGATAATTTGAATTATGACGCTGTTCTTGtaataaataattgtttatttatataaattattacaTACGCATCgatcattatttttttcacatttttattattgtttcagCTGAATTTACCGGAAGATGAGGGGGAGGGGCTAGGCTTCCGTTTAACAAGAACTTTATGGGATCCCTATCCTTGGGTAAGTATAGTATGTACCTAATGTACTTACCTATAAGTAGGTACTGCGAATAGAACGAATGGTCCATTTAGCAAACTTTCGCTCTTGCCAATGCAGATCTGAAACTGAAAGTTTGCTTTATatatttaactagcttttgcccgtggcttcgcttgcgttaaattcgaaaattgcggaaggCTCCATAGAAACTTCAACCCCCCATTTTCGGGAAGTAGGGGGTCAAAGAGAGACAAAAgtcagcctatgtcactttccttcccttcaactatctccacttaaaaaatcacgccaatacatcgttccgttttgacgtgaaagaaggacaaacaaacagacacacacagtttcccatttataattttaaagtattaaatttaaattaaattttattttaaattttggtcttagtttcttatatatttatgtaaatatgttcatgtaaataaagagctttcccaataaaaaaaagtattaaagtatggatatacatatttgcataTCAAATTTATACACAGGCGACTAAGTCGTCACTAGTTGACTAAAAAGcttatactttttttatttttcatattcaCTCGTTTCAACATTCTGTAtctaaataaatcaatttaatttacGATCGATAAGTCGGTACCTAGTTGACCTTCTCTTGTGGTTCATATCTCAATGCAAATTCGATACTTTACACTTTACTATCTAAGCATTTGGTACTTCCCTCGAggcaaataaaaaatgtttgttcAGTTTATGTACACGTTAAGGACCAGTTGCATAATCtacagttaacagacacatcaactTCACGCAGCGGAAATTTATGGAAATTCCCGtacgaaaaaaaaacctactttaAATTCGGTAACAGGCGGTTTGGTgcaaagcgctggtagcctagcagtaagtacgtgcgactttcgttccggaggtcgcgggttcgaacctcggctcaaaccaatgagtttttcggaaattacgtgcgaaatgtcatacgatatctgccagtagcttttcggtgaaagaaaacatcgtgaggaaaccggactaatatgaataaggtctagtttacccttcggattgcaacgtcagatggcagtcgctttcgtaaaaactagtgcctacgccaaatcttgtgatTCGTTGTCAAAGTATACCCCAGGCCCccatgccgggataacgcaaggagggtgatgatgatgaacaggcagtttggtgcaaccgaccttaaaacttatgatttttatgaaaACTTAGCAATTTAATATTTGGTTTCAGGTTCGTGAAGTGACTCCCGGAGCACGAGCTGACTTAGCGGGATTGAAGACAGGGGACTGTTTGCTTCAGGCTGACGGAAAAGATTTGCTTGGTTTACCGGTAAAAACTAAAGCTACCTAAGAAGACGATACTCATTTTTCTATTTTCAGTTGGATTTCATTTAGGTATATCCAAACATAACAAAGTCTCAGAATGTGACCTAACCTGTAGCGTCAACGAAATGTGAAATTTCTTAATTTGCTTCTTGCAAGTTCGAACGATACGATATGATATGGAAGTATAGCTTTTAGTGTAACCAGCTACCGTCTTTAACATAACTGAAACCTGACTTATTATTTGGTGAAGCatgtgatatttattttatacagttTGTTTATTGTATCAGAATAGGAATATTTTATCACTTTCAGGTTGGTCAAGTGGCTGGGTTGATTAGGGGAGATGGAGCTGGCCACGGCGTTTCGCTTCTCGTTTGGAACTGTGGAGTGGATCCAAAAGATGATCCGGAGGTATTCATAAATTCATATAAGTTAAAAATCCCCTTAGCCAGAGAAGTATTTTACTATCGTCCCCATGCAGACTCTATGCGAGCTTTATAAAAgcctgaaaaaaaatattatgactattgtcaagagggcgctgttattctgatgtatgcggtgacagttcagtatacatatagtatgaagaaaatagttcgaaTAAAATACCGCAACAGTTATATGTTTCTGGTAAGGTTTTAGTTAACTTAGACCTTTTTTCTTGGCACTaagataatatttaatatgtgTTATAGCTCCTCTGGAGTTGCGGCGGAGGTTCTCGCGGTGAGAAGTCACGGAGAGCGCTGGCGGGAGTGGTGAAGGCACTCTCCTGCTGCGTCTGCGCAGCTACAGCCACAAAAGCACTCAACTGCGCAAGATCTCATTTGTACTGCGAAGGTGAGGTTTCTGTATTTCTTCTCGTTACTTTAATGTTATCGCAAAACTGAGTAAGAGAGTTATGTGTAGTCTTAAATTTCAAAtgctaaaaaataactttaaataagaaacttgaaaaaaatgttgtttaagTAAACACCTTAGAAGAAAATTGCTATAATGTTTTCTATAGGCGTCTATATATCAAATATGTAATGAATGACTTATTGTGTAGATTGATGTCTCCCTTAGAGTCCTATCTAATTTGGTTAACAGTACTTACTTACACTGTGATATTCCAATTTTGGTCGAATTGGGGCGGTGGCTCAGTGAGAGAGGCCATGACTCTCGTTCCGGGTATTTTCTGATGCAAAAGCTGTCTATCGCAATAAAATTTAGCGTGGGAACGCAtcgagtgtgatgggcacctttgcatctGAGAGGGCCCGGAAAGAGTTTTGTGAATAGGGTTTACTTTTATagtaatgttagttttaatagAGCAGTATTATGTTAATCAATATTTTAAAGTTAGTTTTACATGTACCGAGGTCTTTTGAATAGTTGTTTTTTCAATTTTGAActaaaaaaattcaaagattAAATGAACCCTAGATTCTGGGAGTATTAATCCGACTTAcgaaaatatacataatacacaCCTCGGTACCTTTTTATTGCACACCTCGTATATTAAATACGTCTAAGGAATTAACGCAAAGCATAACATCTTCTCATTTTATTACAGCTTGTTGGAAAAGGCTAGAACGCTGTGCTTTATGTAGAGAAGCACTACCACCTAAGGATTCTCCATATGCTAGGAATTTGGTTGCAGAACAGGTAATGTGTATATTGATATTGCGCTTTGTAGATTTAGTAGATCCGGATACTAGCCACAGACAGGCACtatactaaaattaaataaataaaatgttaatcaTTATTTGCAGGTTTTCGAAGCTATTGCAACAGAATATGAAATCAAAGATGCAATCAAAAAGCCAAATGAATCCGCGTCAGCCTTTGCATCACCTAACAGATCCCCCAATATGTCTCCTGCCGCCTTCAGGAGAGGGCAATACCACCTATCGGCAATGAGGAACCGGAAAACTGTACAGTTTATTGACAAATATAAACAAAACTATGCGTCTGATCCTAACATTCACAGATCTCTTAATCAAGACTCGAAATCAACAACTGAAAATGCAACTACAGGAAATGGCAAGAAAACTTGTGATTGTCAACAGAATGGGAAAACTGAGAAAATACCGGAAATAAGAATAAACGATGAACAAAAATGCTGCCAGAGTATGTTACAACATAGTTTGATAGCTCGAGCAAGACAAGCTTGCTCTCTGGTTGATCTGCAAGCTGCAATGCAGTCTTGTGTGATGTCGAAATCTTTAAATAATATCAACGCTGAAAACTggtaagaattaaaaaaaaacacatgttATCTAATGAAATATAAAGCTGCACAAACGCGGTAAAATCAAAATATCTGTATCAGAGTATATTTTCTAGTTTGATCATTGCTACAGATTATTTGAAATGTAGAGTTCAAAGGCCATTAATATCATATAAGCCAGACGCTTTTATTAATACTTAACTAGCCATATgtagttattttattaagttacatgttttttaattaggtacattaattcgtttcaaacatttcaaaaaataaatagttagcaAAATGTATGTGAACATTTTGCTAACTGTTAATAACCCCTTTTTTAGTAACCATTTCCTAATAAATTGAATCTTCtcctattttattaaaattgtacTTGCCGTTATTTTTTCAGCAACGAACCAGGACACCACAGTGGATCTCTTGACAACTTGAAAACGAATTGTAAAATTACTTCAGGTTAGTTTGACATTAAGTTTagcatttgtattgtattttgtGTGTGGTATAATTACTCAGATCGATATTaattgaaatactttatttttcaGATATGACACTTTATGTGCTTTCTGCGCCGCCGATTTATGTATTAACTTGTGatcataataaaaattaacttacATTGTAATTGTAAAGAGCttactgtaaataaataatattcatcttatttttaagaactatAAAGTGCCATTTATTTTGTGATAATTTGTCAAGTTAATACAatttaaagataaataaatgttttgaacTGTCTTCAAGCACACTCACTTTGTCAGTAGAAAAGGGGACGAAACTGAAATGCAGTATTTTCACTAATCGACTTTTTACTATTGACGAAGTGAGTGTACAACTGTTTACTTGTGTTtctactagagatgggccgaatattcggtagaTATTCgatattcggcatattcggcaagtttttcaatgttcgtattcggccgaataattcggttgcatttccgaatatttaccgaataaacaaagtaaataattaaCGAAGACCTTACGTATTctattggataataagctcctatttcaGTAGCTTTATAAGAAACAACAAAAATATGCGtcaaaatgtaaatacaattgttttgtaaaaaagtaaaaaaaccgtagtttaagagttgggAAGAGTTCAGAGCTGttataactaagttttagttatccactaaatcataattcataaaaCATAGTTGCAGTGAcgtatgtaaccattatcaataattttatagctttaatattaatatccgctttaaaaatatggcgtaaccgaatattcggccgaatgttcggttcggtaagagttgaaccgaatgttcggccgaatattcgtattcgacaatgtccatattcggcccatctctagtttctACCATATAgaagatttatttttaaatggtaACCCTACTTATGCGTTTCGATACTGCATACATTTTACCCTAAATTACGAAAAGACATAATAAGCCATCGTCATATCTCTGttgaatattatatattttgctcGGCTTtgaacactgcaaaaatatcatataaaaatgttttgaaaATTGTGTAAATGTGACTGTAACTTTGTATGAAAatcctaaatataaaatttgtaGTAAACGAAACGCaacttatttattgtaaatgctgatTTCGCTAATTTCTGTtactatatttaaataatttgagtAGTTAGAAAGGTACCATATGACAGCACAATAGAGATCATATTTgaacaacaaaataataatggTGCATTTCGTACCCGCATAATGTGCTTAGACGCCATATTGTTTACAAATTGTTTTGCTTTTTACTGCATCTGTAACAAAAAAATCAgtaaaataaatgtgaattgcGTTTTTAACCATGGAGGCTTATTTTAAGTCTGAAGAAGAGTATAAGCCTGAGCCAGAACCGGAGAAAACAATATGCAGGTGTTGTCTGACGACCGACAAGCGAATGTTCAATATTTCGCTCTTCGCTACTCATTTTCGCGATTTAGCAGGGCTAAATGTAAGTTTGTAGCTTCTAAGGTTATTATAAAACTACAATATTAATGTTTTACATTGTGACAAATTCGAATTTTGTTGTTTGATTGATTGTGGTCTTCTAAAAGAGGTTATTTAAAATGTTGAGAGAGACATTGAGGGTCGCTGAAATGGGctgttcagtacagatggtgtttttttacgcactagtgcgagaagtggttcatgtcttgtcaggtcgaaacttcagagggccatctgtactgaaaaacgtacaATACGTGCGGAAAGGTAATTTGTAACTttgttgatttaaaacactgTCTTTGGTCGtttgcatagctgggcaccgttaatcaaatagttaacttcgttaatcgataatccgttactaaaaaagttaacttcgttaatcgttaaagcgatacatttcgacaaatttaacgtaagttaaagttaatcgttaatccgttaacacgtgaaaaaaaatgaacttttctttaaatatttagttgcatcagtatccactataacgtattatatttctgtaaaaggccgaagtacagctagcctattaaactctaggctgcacgtggaaggcagtgatcacctgagctactgccaagagctgtgtcaggagagatgctggcggtgacgggactgttgtggcactttgggcggtagaagCTAGGGAAGcaaatgtggtcgtaaatagggctcgaatttgctgccctatcactacaacagtcgccatggtaaagcttaggattcaccgaaccAAAGTTAGTAAAatcaaatccacgtgaagaatacttttttaggtaatatttcggacttttagcaatcgacatcggtaaaacctaggatttaccggcaaatcataggatttgccgtacttcgggcttttaaaGTAGCggtcagaacgtgtttttcgcagcgcagatggcgcctgtgccctactagattaacggactcggagaaatttaacggaagttaacgagtccgttaacattttttcaagttaacttaaaagttaatccgttaatcgaaatattaacttcgttaattaacgattaacggattaacgagttaatgcccagctatggtcgTTTGTTAATTTATCGGAAatcatttcgaacttccttttttccgcacttgtctatctatatataatttaataatttattgaaattaatttccatagagtacctagtgtgtttatatttttttgttaaatactttgcatgttaaattgtatcttgttatttaatgcatgttaatcataaaaagtaatgttttgaaaagaagtggcctccgagtttcttgccggtcc carries:
- the LOC125239137 gene encoding uncharacterized protein LOC125239137; translated protein: MADIPSGSGSEDCEGVRLVVLNLPEDEGEGLGFRLTRTLWDPYPWVREVTPGARADLAGLKTGDCLLQADGKDLLGLPVGQVAGLIRGDGAGHGVSLLVWNCGVDPKDDPELLWSCGGGSRGEKSRRALAGVVKALSCCVCAATATKALNCARSHLYCEACWKRLERCALCREALPPKDSPYARNLVAEQVFEAIATEYEIKDAIKKPNESASAFASPNRSPNMSPAAFRRGQYHLSAMRNRKTVQFIDKYKQNYASDPNIHRSLNQDSKSTTENATTGNGKKTCDCQQNGKTEKIPEIRINDEQKCCQSMLQHSLIARARQACSLVDLQAAMQSCVMSKSLNNINAENCNEPGHHSGSLDNLKTNCKITSDMTLYVLSAPPIYVLTCDHNKN